One segment of Vulpes lagopus strain Blue_001 chromosome 8, ASM1834538v1, whole genome shotgun sequence DNA contains the following:
- the SLC4A9 gene encoding anion exchange protein 4 isoform X4, with protein sequence MSFWAGPRHWSGERQAEQVTRVESLSPELRGQLQALLLQRPQHLIQPTGTRPCQGSAHPREASYNEEALLKEQHQNPLRQKLPPGAEAAAVLAGELGFLVQPLGAFVRLRDPVVLGPLMEVPLPSRFFCLLLGPSTVGKGYHEIGRAMAVLLSDSQFQWTVRRASNLHDLLAALDAFLEEVTVLPPGLWDPTTRIAPPKCLPSQHKRLFSQLREVKGPPAPPGALAEDRHGHWLRTPSPELQRTGRLFGGLLQDVRRKASWYPSDFLDALHPQCLSAVLYIYLATVTNAIIFGGLLGEATSGAQGVLESFLGTAAAGATFCLMAGQPLTILSSTGPVLVFERLLFSFSRDYSLDYLPFRLWVGIWVATFCLALVATEASVLVRYFTRFTEEGFCALISLIFIYDAVGKMLSLTSAYPIQSPGSPAYGCFCQYPDPGGNESQWTRTEPKDRDDISSMDLGLVNASLLPPTECAQRGGHPRGPNCHTVPDIAFFSLLLFLTSFLLATALKHVKTSRFFPSVVRKVLGDFSSVLAMLLGCGLDSFLGLATPKLTVPSEFKPTLPGRGWLVSPFGTNPWWLSVAAALPALLLSILIFMDQQITAVILNRAEYKLRKGAGFHLDLFCVALLMLLTSVLGLPWYVSATVISLAHMDSLRRERRTCALGEPCSFLGIREQRLTGLVVFILTGTSIFLAPVLKFIPMPVLYGIFLNMGVAAMSSTQFTKRVQLLLMPAKHQPDLLLLRHVSLSRVHLFTAIQLACLGLLWIIKSTPAAIIFPLTLLGLVGVRKALERVFSPQELLWLDELMPEKERSIPEKGLEPKYSLGGDSEHSELMYQPKTPEINISVN encoded by the exons AACAGGTGACCAGAGTAGAGTCGCTGAGCCCAGAGCTGAGAGGGCAACTGCAGGCCTTGCTGCTGCAGAGACCCCAGCACCTCATCCAGCCCACAGGCACCAGGCCCTGCCAGG GATCTGCCCATCCAAGAGAGGCTTCTTACAATGAGGAAGCCCTGCTGAAGGAACAG CATCAAAACCCTCTGAGACAGAAGCTGCCTCCAGGAGCTGAAGCAGCGGCTGTGCTGGCAGGAGAGCTGGGCTTCCTGGTGCAGCCCCTGGGAGCCTTTGTCCGACTGCGGGACCCAGTGGTGCTGGGACCCCTCATGGAGGTTCCCCTTCCCAGCAG ATTTTTCTGCCTCCTCCTTGGTCCCTCCACAGTGGGAAAGGGCTACCACGAGATAGGCCGGGCAATGGCTGTCCTCCTCAGTGACTCG CAATTCCAGTGGACAGTTCGTCGGGCCAGCAACCTTCACGACCTTCTGGCAGCCTTGGATGCCTTCCTAGAGGAGGTGACAGTGCTCCCTCCAGGTCTGTGGGACCCGACAACCCGGATCGCCCCACCTAAATGTCTACCCTCCCAGCACAAAAG GCTCTTCTCACAACTGAGGGAGGTCAAgggccctcctgccccacctgggGCCCTGGCTGAGGACAGGCACGGCCACTGGCTACGTACACCCAGCCCAGAGTTACAGCGGACAGGCAG GCTGTTTGGGGGCCTACTCCAGGATGTGCGCCGGAAGGCTTCATGGTACCCTAGCGACTTCTTGGATGCGCTACACCCCCAATGCCTGTCAGCTGTGCTCTACATTTACTTGGCCACAGTCACTAATGCCATCATATTTGGGGGTCTGCTGGGGGAAGCCACCAGTGGTGCTCAG GGCGTGCTGGAAAGTTTCCTGGGCACTGCAGCAGCTGGAGCCACCTTCTGCCTGATGGCTGGCCAGCCCCTCACCATCCTCAGCAGCACAGGGCCAGTGCTGGTCTTTGAGCGCCTGCTTTTCTCCTTCAGTAG AGATTACAGCCTGGACTACCTGCCCTTCCGCCTATgggtgggcatctgggtggccacATTTTGCCTAGCACTGGTGGCCACGGAGGCCAGTGTGCTGGTCCGCTACTTTACCCGCTTCACCGAAGAAGGCTTCTGTGCCCTCATCAGCCTCATCTTCATCTATGATGCTGTGGGCAAAATGCTGAGCCTGACCAGTGCCTATCCCATCCAGAGCCCTGGCTCCCCTGCCTACGGCTGCTTTTGCCAGTATCCAGACccaggag GAAATGAGTCTCAGTGGACAAGGACAGAACCCAAAGACAGAGATGACATCTCAAGCATG GACCTAGGCCTGGTCAATGCCTCCTTGCTGCCCCCAACTGAGTGTGCCCAGCGGGGAGGCCACCCTCGTGGCCCCAACTGTCATACAGTCCCAGACAtcgccttcttctccctcctcctcttccttaccTCCTTCCTCTTAGCCACGGCCCTCAAGCATGTAAAGACAAGCCGCTTCTTCCCCTCTGTG GTACGCAAAGTGCTCGGTGACTTCTCCTCAGTCCTGGCCATGCTGCTGGGCTGCGGCCTTGATTCCTTCCTGGGTCTGGCCACGCCAAAGCTCACTGTGCCCAGTGAGTTCAAG CCCACACTCCCTGGGCGTGGCTGGCTGGTGTCACCTTTTGGAACCAACCCGTGGTGGCTGAGTGTGGCAGCAGCCCTACCTGCCCTACTGCTGTCTATCCTCATCTTCATGGACCAGCAGATCACAGCGGTTATCCTCAACCGTGCTGAATATAAACTGCGG AAGGGAGCTGGCTTCCACCTGGACCTCTTCTGCGTGGCTTTGCTGATGCTTCTCACATCAGTGCTGGGCCTACCCTGGTATGTCTCAGCCACAGTCATATCCCTGGCCCACATGGACAGTCTTCGAAGAGAAAGAAGAACCTGTGCCCTGGGGGAGCCCTGCAGCTTCCTGGGGATCAG GGAGCAGAGGCTGACAGGCCTGGTGGTATTCATCCTTACAGGAACCTCCATCTTCCTGGCACCTGTACTCAAG TTCATCCCAATGCCTGTGCTCTATGGCATCTTCCTGAACATGGGTGTGGCAGCGATGAGCAGCACCCAG TTCACAAAGAGGGTACAGCTATTATTGATGCCAGCAAAACACCAGCCAGACCTCCTGCTCTTACGGCATGTGTCTCTGAGCAGGGTCCACCTCTTCACAGCCATCCAGCTTGCCTGCCTGGGTCTGCTTTGGATAATCAAGTCTACCCCTGCAGCCATCATCTTCCCCCTCACG TTGCTGGGCCTGGTGGGGGTCCGAAAGGCACTGGAGAGGGTCTTCTCACCACAGGAACTCCTTTGGCTGGATGAGCTGAtgccagagaaggaaaggagcaTCCCCGAGAAGGGGCTGGAGCCAAAGTATTCACTTGGTGGTGATAGTGAACAT TCAGAGCTAATGTATCAGCCAAAGACTCCAGAAATCAATATCTCTGTGAATTAG
- the SLC4A9 gene encoding anion exchange protein 4 isoform X6 codes for MSFWAGPRHWSGERQAGSAHPREASYNEEALLKEQHQNPLRQKLPPGAEAAAVLAGELGFLVQPLGAFVRLRDPVVLGPLMEVPLPSRFFCLLLGPSTVGKGYHEIGRAMAVLLSDSQFQWTVRRASNLHDLLAALDAFLEEVTVLPPGLWDPTTRIAPPKCLPSQHKRLFSQLREVKGPPAPPGALAEDRHGHWLRTPSPELQRTGRLFGGLLQDVRRKASWYPSDFLDALHPQCLSAVLYIYLATVTNAIIFGGLLGEATSGAQGVLESFLGTAAAGATFCLMAGQPLTILSSTGPVLVFERLLFSFSRDYSLDYLPFRLWVGIWVATFCLALVATEASVLVRYFTRFTEEGFCALISLIFIYDAVGKMLSLTSAYPIQSPGSPAYGCFCQYPDPGGNESQWTRTEPKDRDDISSMDLGLVNASLLPPTECAQRGGHPRGPNCHTVPDIAFFSLLLFLTSFLLATALKHVKTSRFFPSVVRKVLGDFSSVLAMLLGCGLDSFLGLATPKLTVPSEFKPTLPGRGWLVSPFGTNPWWLSVAAALPALLLSILIFMDQQITAVILNRAEYKLRKGAGFHLDLFCVALLMLLTSVLGLPWYVSATVISLAHMDSLRRERRTCALGEPCSFLGIREQRLTGLVVFILTGTSIFLAPVLKFIPMPVLYGIFLNMGVAAMSSTQFTKRVQLLLMPAKHQPDLLLLRHVSLSRVHLFTAIQLACLGLLWIIKSTPAAIIFPLTLLGLVGVRKALERVFSPQELLWLDELMPEKERSIPEKGLEPKYSLGGDSEHSELMYQPKTPEINISVN; via the exons GATCTGCCCATCCAAGAGAGGCTTCTTACAATGAGGAAGCCCTGCTGAAGGAACAG CATCAAAACCCTCTGAGACAGAAGCTGCCTCCAGGAGCTGAAGCAGCGGCTGTGCTGGCAGGAGAGCTGGGCTTCCTGGTGCAGCCCCTGGGAGCCTTTGTCCGACTGCGGGACCCAGTGGTGCTGGGACCCCTCATGGAGGTTCCCCTTCCCAGCAG ATTTTTCTGCCTCCTCCTTGGTCCCTCCACAGTGGGAAAGGGCTACCACGAGATAGGCCGGGCAATGGCTGTCCTCCTCAGTGACTCG CAATTCCAGTGGACAGTTCGTCGGGCCAGCAACCTTCACGACCTTCTGGCAGCCTTGGATGCCTTCCTAGAGGAGGTGACAGTGCTCCCTCCAGGTCTGTGGGACCCGACAACCCGGATCGCCCCACCTAAATGTCTACCCTCCCAGCACAAAAG GCTCTTCTCACAACTGAGGGAGGTCAAgggccctcctgccccacctgggGCCCTGGCTGAGGACAGGCACGGCCACTGGCTACGTACACCCAGCCCAGAGTTACAGCGGACAGGCAG GCTGTTTGGGGGCCTACTCCAGGATGTGCGCCGGAAGGCTTCATGGTACCCTAGCGACTTCTTGGATGCGCTACACCCCCAATGCCTGTCAGCTGTGCTCTACATTTACTTGGCCACAGTCACTAATGCCATCATATTTGGGGGTCTGCTGGGGGAAGCCACCAGTGGTGCTCAG GGCGTGCTGGAAAGTTTCCTGGGCACTGCAGCAGCTGGAGCCACCTTCTGCCTGATGGCTGGCCAGCCCCTCACCATCCTCAGCAGCACAGGGCCAGTGCTGGTCTTTGAGCGCCTGCTTTTCTCCTTCAGTAG AGATTACAGCCTGGACTACCTGCCCTTCCGCCTATgggtgggcatctgggtggccacATTTTGCCTAGCACTGGTGGCCACGGAGGCCAGTGTGCTGGTCCGCTACTTTACCCGCTTCACCGAAGAAGGCTTCTGTGCCCTCATCAGCCTCATCTTCATCTATGATGCTGTGGGCAAAATGCTGAGCCTGACCAGTGCCTATCCCATCCAGAGCCCTGGCTCCCCTGCCTACGGCTGCTTTTGCCAGTATCCAGACccaggag GAAATGAGTCTCAGTGGACAAGGACAGAACCCAAAGACAGAGATGACATCTCAAGCATG GACCTAGGCCTGGTCAATGCCTCCTTGCTGCCCCCAACTGAGTGTGCCCAGCGGGGAGGCCACCCTCGTGGCCCCAACTGTCATACAGTCCCAGACAtcgccttcttctccctcctcctcttccttaccTCCTTCCTCTTAGCCACGGCCCTCAAGCATGTAAAGACAAGCCGCTTCTTCCCCTCTGTG GTACGCAAAGTGCTCGGTGACTTCTCCTCAGTCCTGGCCATGCTGCTGGGCTGCGGCCTTGATTCCTTCCTGGGTCTGGCCACGCCAAAGCTCACTGTGCCCAGTGAGTTCAAG CCCACACTCCCTGGGCGTGGCTGGCTGGTGTCACCTTTTGGAACCAACCCGTGGTGGCTGAGTGTGGCAGCAGCCCTACCTGCCCTACTGCTGTCTATCCTCATCTTCATGGACCAGCAGATCACAGCGGTTATCCTCAACCGTGCTGAATATAAACTGCGG AAGGGAGCTGGCTTCCACCTGGACCTCTTCTGCGTGGCTTTGCTGATGCTTCTCACATCAGTGCTGGGCCTACCCTGGTATGTCTCAGCCACAGTCATATCCCTGGCCCACATGGACAGTCTTCGAAGAGAAAGAAGAACCTGTGCCCTGGGGGAGCCCTGCAGCTTCCTGGGGATCAG GGAGCAGAGGCTGACAGGCCTGGTGGTATTCATCCTTACAGGAACCTCCATCTTCCTGGCACCTGTACTCAAG TTCATCCCAATGCCTGTGCTCTATGGCATCTTCCTGAACATGGGTGTGGCAGCGATGAGCAGCACCCAG TTCACAAAGAGGGTACAGCTATTATTGATGCCAGCAAAACACCAGCCAGACCTCCTGCTCTTACGGCATGTGTCTCTGAGCAGGGTCCACCTCTTCACAGCCATCCAGCTTGCCTGCCTGGGTCTGCTTTGGATAATCAAGTCTACCCCTGCAGCCATCATCTTCCCCCTCACG TTGCTGGGCCTGGTGGGGGTCCGAAAGGCACTGGAGAGGGTCTTCTCACCACAGGAACTCCTTTGGCTGGATGAGCTGAtgccagagaaggaaaggagcaTCCCCGAGAAGGGGCTGGAGCCAAAGTATTCACTTGGTGGTGATAGTGAACAT TCAGAGCTAATGTATCAGCCAAAGACTCCAGAAATCAATATCTCTGTGAATTAG
- the SLC4A9 gene encoding anion exchange protein 4 isoform X5 translates to MSFWAGPRHWSGERQAGGCCLRRRWRWVRAGGVSLTCPPWHCPAFRSSTAYWPRALCCWTVQLRVSWSSWHQNPLRQKLPPGAEAAAVLAGELGFLVQPLGAFVRLRDPVVLGPLMEVPLPSRFFCLLLGPSTVGKGYHEIGRAMAVLLSDSQFQWTVRRASNLHDLLAALDAFLEEVTVLPPGLWDPTTRIAPPKCLPSQHKRLFSQLREVKGPPAPPGALAEDRHGHWLRTPSPELQRTGRLFGGLLQDVRRKASWYPSDFLDALHPQCLSAVLYIYLATVTNAIIFGGLLGEATSGAQGVLESFLGTAAAGATFCLMAGQPLTILSSTGPVLVFERLLFSFSRDYSLDYLPFRLWVGIWVATFCLALVATEASVLVRYFTRFTEEGFCALISLIFIYDAVGKMLSLTSAYPIQSPGSPAYGCFCQYPDPGGNESQWTRTEPKDRDDISSMDLGLVNASLLPPTECAQRGGHPRGPNCHTVPDIAFFSLLLFLTSFLLATALKHVKTSRFFPSVVRKVLGDFSSVLAMLLGCGLDSFLGLATPKLTVPSEFKPTLPGRGWLVSPFGTNPWWLSVAAALPALLLSILIFMDQQITAVILNRAEYKLRKGAGFHLDLFCVALLMLLTSVLGLPWYVSATVISLAHMDSLRRERRTCALGEPCSFLGIREQRLTGLVVFILTGTSIFLAPVLKFIPMPVLYGIFLNMGVAAMSSTQFTKRVQLLLMPAKHQPDLLLLRHVSLSRVHLFTAIQLACLGLLWIIKSTPAAIIFPLTLLGLVGVRKALERVFSPQELLWLDELMPEKERSIPEKGLEPKYSLGGDSEHSELMYQPKTPEINISVN, encoded by the exons CATCAAAACCCTCTGAGACAGAAGCTGCCTCCAGGAGCTGAAGCAGCGGCTGTGCTGGCAGGAGAGCTGGGCTTCCTGGTGCAGCCCCTGGGAGCCTTTGTCCGACTGCGGGACCCAGTGGTGCTGGGACCCCTCATGGAGGTTCCCCTTCCCAGCAG ATTTTTCTGCCTCCTCCTTGGTCCCTCCACAGTGGGAAAGGGCTACCACGAGATAGGCCGGGCAATGGCTGTCCTCCTCAGTGACTCG CAATTCCAGTGGACAGTTCGTCGGGCCAGCAACCTTCACGACCTTCTGGCAGCCTTGGATGCCTTCCTAGAGGAGGTGACAGTGCTCCCTCCAGGTCTGTGGGACCCGACAACCCGGATCGCCCCACCTAAATGTCTACCCTCCCAGCACAAAAG GCTCTTCTCACAACTGAGGGAGGTCAAgggccctcctgccccacctgggGCCCTGGCTGAGGACAGGCACGGCCACTGGCTACGTACACCCAGCCCAGAGTTACAGCGGACAGGCAG GCTGTTTGGGGGCCTACTCCAGGATGTGCGCCGGAAGGCTTCATGGTACCCTAGCGACTTCTTGGATGCGCTACACCCCCAATGCCTGTCAGCTGTGCTCTACATTTACTTGGCCACAGTCACTAATGCCATCATATTTGGGGGTCTGCTGGGGGAAGCCACCAGTGGTGCTCAG GGCGTGCTGGAAAGTTTCCTGGGCACTGCAGCAGCTGGAGCCACCTTCTGCCTGATGGCTGGCCAGCCCCTCACCATCCTCAGCAGCACAGGGCCAGTGCTGGTCTTTGAGCGCCTGCTTTTCTCCTTCAGTAG AGATTACAGCCTGGACTACCTGCCCTTCCGCCTATgggtgggcatctgggtggccacATTTTGCCTAGCACTGGTGGCCACGGAGGCCAGTGTGCTGGTCCGCTACTTTACCCGCTTCACCGAAGAAGGCTTCTGTGCCCTCATCAGCCTCATCTTCATCTATGATGCTGTGGGCAAAATGCTGAGCCTGACCAGTGCCTATCCCATCCAGAGCCCTGGCTCCCCTGCCTACGGCTGCTTTTGCCAGTATCCAGACccaggag GAAATGAGTCTCAGTGGACAAGGACAGAACCCAAAGACAGAGATGACATCTCAAGCATG GACCTAGGCCTGGTCAATGCCTCCTTGCTGCCCCCAACTGAGTGTGCCCAGCGGGGAGGCCACCCTCGTGGCCCCAACTGTCATACAGTCCCAGACAtcgccttcttctccctcctcctcttccttaccTCCTTCCTCTTAGCCACGGCCCTCAAGCATGTAAAGACAAGCCGCTTCTTCCCCTCTGTG GTACGCAAAGTGCTCGGTGACTTCTCCTCAGTCCTGGCCATGCTGCTGGGCTGCGGCCTTGATTCCTTCCTGGGTCTGGCCACGCCAAAGCTCACTGTGCCCAGTGAGTTCAAG CCCACACTCCCTGGGCGTGGCTGGCTGGTGTCACCTTTTGGAACCAACCCGTGGTGGCTGAGTGTGGCAGCAGCCCTACCTGCCCTACTGCTGTCTATCCTCATCTTCATGGACCAGCAGATCACAGCGGTTATCCTCAACCGTGCTGAATATAAACTGCGG AAGGGAGCTGGCTTCCACCTGGACCTCTTCTGCGTGGCTTTGCTGATGCTTCTCACATCAGTGCTGGGCCTACCCTGGTATGTCTCAGCCACAGTCATATCCCTGGCCCACATGGACAGTCTTCGAAGAGAAAGAAGAACCTGTGCCCTGGGGGAGCCCTGCAGCTTCCTGGGGATCAG GGAGCAGAGGCTGACAGGCCTGGTGGTATTCATCCTTACAGGAACCTCCATCTTCCTGGCACCTGTACTCAAG TTCATCCCAATGCCTGTGCTCTATGGCATCTTCCTGAACATGGGTGTGGCAGCGATGAGCAGCACCCAG TTCACAAAGAGGGTACAGCTATTATTGATGCCAGCAAAACACCAGCCAGACCTCCTGCTCTTACGGCATGTGTCTCTGAGCAGGGTCCACCTCTTCACAGCCATCCAGCTTGCCTGCCTGGGTCTGCTTTGGATAATCAAGTCTACCCCTGCAGCCATCATCTTCCCCCTCACG TTGCTGGGCCTGGTGGGGGTCCGAAAGGCACTGGAGAGGGTCTTCTCACCACAGGAACTCCTTTGGCTGGATGAGCTGAtgccagagaaggaaaggagcaTCCCCGAGAAGGGGCTGGAGCCAAAGTATTCACTTGGTGGTGATAGTGAACAT TCAGAGCTAATGTATCAGCCAAAGACTCCAGAAATCAATATCTCTGTGAATTAG